ATGGTGGGCCTCATCGTGGCCATCAGCGCCTTCGGGCTGTTGCGCACCATTGTCGATGCCTGGTATGCCGGCGTGGATGCCACCTCCAGCACACGCCTCATCACGCGCAGCGCCATCTCGGTGGGCTACCCGCTGCCGCTGTACTACGCCGAACGCATCCGCAAGATCGAGGGCATCACCGACGTGACGTGGGCCAACTGGTTCGGCGGCATCTACATCGACCGCAAGAACTTCTTTGCCCGTTTCGCGGTGGATGGCCCGAGCTACTTCACGCTCTACCCCGAGTACCGCGTCAGCGACGAACACAAGGCAGCCTTCCTCGCCGACCGCCGCGGGGCCATCGTCGGCCGCAAGATCGCGCAGCGCTTCGGCTGGCAGGTGGGCGACACCATCCCGCTGCAGGGCAACATCTACCCGGGCAACTGGAACTTCACGATCCGCGGCATCTACACCGGCGCAGATGCCCGCACCGACGAGACGCTCATGCTGATGCACTGGTCGCTGCTCGCCGAAAGCGTGCGCCAGCGCGTGGGCTCGGCCCAGGCCAACCAGGTCGGCCTGTACGTGGTCGGCATCAAGGACCCGAACCGCGCTGCCGCCATCTCGCAGGAGATCGACGCGCTGTTCCGCAACTCCGGCGCCGAGACCCGCACGGAAACCGAGAAGTCCTTTCAGCTGGGCATCGTGGCCATGAGCCAGGCGGTGCTGATGGCGATCCGTGCGGTCAGTTTCGTCGTCGTGCTCATCATCATGGCGGTGATGGCCAACACCATGACCATGACGGCGCGGGAGCGCCTGGCCGAGTACGCCACGCTCAAGGCCCTGGGCTTCTCGCCGGGCTTTGTCGTCAAGCTGCTGTTCGGCGAGAGCCTGATGATCGCGGCCATCGGCGGGGCACTCGGCATCGCCGCCACCTTCCCGCTGGCCAGCGCCTTCCTGTCGCAGACGCAGCAGCTCTTCAAGGTCTTCGCCGTGTCACAAGAGACCATGCTGATCCAGGCCGGGGCGGCCCTGGTCGTGGGCCTGATTGCCGCCGCCTGGCCCGCCTGGAAGATGTCGCGCATCGACATCGTTCAAGGCCTGCGCCACATCGCCTGACGCTCGACCATGCGCGCCATTCCCCTCTCCTACGTGATGCGCAACCTCTGGGTGCGCCGGGTCACCACCGCGTTGACGGCCGGTGGCATGGCGCTGGTGGTGTTCGTGTTCGCCACCGTGCTGATGATGAGCGAAGGCATCAACGAAACCATGGTGGCCACGGGCCAGCTCGACAACGTCATCGTGCTGCGCAAGGGTGCCGGCACCGAGATCAACTCGGCCATCTCGCGGGATCAGGCCGCCGCCATCGAGGCCTTGCCGGCCGTGGCGAACGACAGCCTCGGGCGCAAGCAGCTCTCGCGCGAGGTGGTGGTGCTCAACAACCTGCCCAAGCGGGACAGCGGCGAGCTCAGCAACGTCACGGTGCGCGGCACCAACGCCGTCGGCATCGGGCTGCGGCCGCAGGTCAGGCTGGTGCGGGGGCGGATGTTCCAGCCCGGCACGTCCGAGGTCATCGTCGGCTCGGGCATCGTGCGCGGTTTTGCCAACATGGAAATCGGCCACACGCTGCACTTCGCCGGCCGGGACTGGGTGGTGGTCGGGCACTTCGATGCACAGCGCAGCGGCTTCGACTCCGAACTCTGGGCCGACAGTGAGCAGGTGATGCAGGCCTTTCACCGCGCGGTGTACTCGACCCTGCTCTACCGCCTGAGCCACCCGGGTGCGCTCGAGGCCACACGCCAGGCCATGGCCACCGACCCCCGGCTGCAGATGGACGCCAAACTGGAGCAGCGCTTCTACGCCGAGCAATCCGAATCCATGTCACGCTTCATCCGGCTGCTGGGCCTGTCGCTGTCGGTCATCTTCTCGATCGGCGCCATCGTGGGCGCCATGATCACCATGTTCGCGGCGGTGGCCTCGCGCATCGGCGAGATCGGCACCCTGCGTGCACTGGGCTTCCGCAAAGAGGCCGTGCTGATCGCCTTTCTGGGCGAATCGCTCGGGCTGGCCCTGGTGGGCGGGCTGGTGGGACTGGGCGCGGCCTCGCTGATGCAGATGGTCAACATCTCGACGGTGAACTACCAGACCTTCTCCGAGATCGCCTTCCGCTTCCGGTTCACGCCGACGGTGGCGGGCCAGACCATGGCCTTCGCGCTGCTGATGGGCTTTCTGGGCGGCTTCGTGCCAGCCTGGCGCGCCGCCCGGCTGAGCATCATCGAGTGCCTGCGGCAGGCGTGATCGGCATCATGAAGCGCGCTCTTCTGCGTTCAGGCTTTCTCGCAGCCCTGCTTCTGGTGGCTCACACCCTGAGCCTCTCGGCATCGGCCGAGCCAGCGGACGACCGCCCCGTTGCCACCCTCACCCCGGCCATGGGCGCCCCGGTCGCCACCTCGCGCGCGGCGCTGCTGGCGCGGCACGGCCACACCGAGCGGGAATGGTGGTTGAGCGGCCAGGCACGCGTCTACGACCGTGCCGGCGCCTGGGACGCCGATGGGCGCTGGGGCGTGGCGCCGCGCCCGGGCAGCGCCCGCCCCTATGCCACGCGTCTGCTGGTACGCCACCCGGCCGACGCGGCCCGCTTCAACGGCATCGTGCTGGTGGAGTGGCTCAACACCACGCTGGGCTTCGACCTCGATGGCGGCTGGATCCTGACCCGCGACGAGCTGCTGCGCGAAGGTTATGCCTGGGTCGGCGTCAGCGTGCAGGCCGAGGCGCTGCCAGGCCTGCGCGCGCTGGGCGGCACGCGCTATGAGACCGTGAACCTGCCCGGCGACGCACACGCCTGGGATCTCTACGCCGACGCGGCCCACACCGTGCGCCGCCAGGCCACGCGCCTGCTGGAGCTGCCCGCCCCCCGGCCCGTCCGGCTGGTCGGACTGGGCTACTCGCAGTCGGCCGTGTTCCTGACCACCTGGCTCAACGCTTTCGAGCCCGCACGCCGCCTGTTCGACGGCTTTCTGCTGCACGGCGCCGCACCGGCCGCCGGCCCGCTCCATGGCGACGACAGCCATGTCTACGCACCCCGCCTGCGCGCCGACCTGCCCGTGCCCGTCATGCAGGTGCAGACCGAGATGGAAGTGGCGGTGAGCTGGCCGCTTTCGCGCACGCCCGACACGCCCCGCGTGCGCTACTGGGAAGTGGCCGGCGCCGCCCACCTCGATGCTGACGTGCACGCACAGACCCACGCCGTGGCCACACCCGCCTGGCGCGCCGATGAGCCCCGCTGCCTGAAGCCGCTCAACACCCTGCCGCTGCGCCATGCCGATGCCGCCGCCTTGCACGCCCTGCGTCGCTGGATGACCGAAGGCGTGCCCCCGCCCATCGTGCCGCGCATGGCCCGTGGCCACATCGGCTTTCTCACGCACGATGACGATGGCAACGTGGTCGGCGGCCTGCGCCTGCCGGAACTCGCGGTGCCGCTGGCGCAGTTCGGCACGTACGGCAACCTCCCCACCAGCTGGCCCAGCGTGCGCGGGCTGTACACCTGCATCGCCGGTGGCAGCACCACACCGCTGTCGCTGCAGCGCCTGCAGCAACGCCACGGCAACCGCGACGCCTGGCTGCAGGCCTTGCAGCGCTCGGCCGACCCGTTGCGGGACGCCGGGCTGCTGCGCCCGGCCGACCACGCCGCTACGCTGGAGACAGCGCGCCGGACGGCCTGGCCCCGTTGAGTCCGGCTGGCGGCTCGGGCACCGCGCCCTGGGCGGCAATGGCACGGCGCACGGCCTCGATCTCGGCAGGGCGGGCACTGAGGTGCAGGTCCAGCCCGCCATCTTCTTCCGGCGTCGACACCACCATCAGCATGCGGAAGGCCACGCCGCAGATGTCGTACCAGGCCGGGCCGCCCTGGCCCAGGTCGATGCGGTACATGGGGAAGTTGACGCAGTTGTTGAGAATGAAGCCGGCGCGCAGCGTCTCGCCTGCCGGCCGCATGAACAGGCGCCACACCGACTTCTGCGCCCGGTGGTGATCCAGCAGCGCCAGCAGGTCGAACAGCGCGTCGTGGGCCACTTGGGCCGCCGTGGGCCGGCATCGCAGGGCCAGTTCAGGCAGGCTCAGCGTCGCCACCTCCTGGGTCGTGCTGCGCCCTTCGCCGTAGCCCAGCGCATTGCCGAAGTAATCGCGCGGGATGCGGAGGCGCCGTCTTGCGCGCAGATCGAGCACGACCCCCACGCTGCGTTCATGCTGGGGCGGCATCAGCGGTGAAAGCTGTTGAAGGCAGAAGGCCGCCACCAGGTCGCTCGAACTGACACCCGCCGTGGCATCGCCCGCCGCACGGGCTTCGTCCTTCCAACGGTGCACCAGCGAGGCCGGCACACGCAGCACCGCCTTGCGCAACTGCAAGGCCTGCCAGCCCAGGCGAGCGAACAGGCCGATGCGCTCGGGCATGCTCGGGTCGTACAGCAGCCCCGCTTCCTGCGGCACCGGCCGATCGGCCACGATGTCCGTCAGAACCTTCCGATCGAACGCACGCAGGGGCACAGCCTCTCCGCGGCACGCGGCAGACCAGTCGCTCATGAACTGCCAGAAGCTGATGCCGTCGAACACCGAGTGCGTGCCGTAGCACGACAGCACGATGCCGCCATCCTCGAAGCGCCAGACATCGACCTGCAGCAGGGGCACATCGCGCCCCACGATGCGCCAGGGCAGAAACGGCTTGAAGTAGCGGCGCAGGTCGCGGCCCATCGGGCGGTCGATGCCGTAGGCAGGCAGCGGCCCGGCACAGGCATGCACACGAAAATCGATGCCCGCATCGTTGCAGTCGATGAAGGAATGGCCGTCGCTGCCCTTGCGAAGCCGACCCGTGATGACCGGATAGCCGCGCAGCACCTCGCGCAGGGCCCGCTCGGCCCGCACGATGTCGAAGCCCTGCGGATAGACCAGCATGACCGGGATGCCGACGTGCCCGTTGAACAGGTCGGATCCGGTCAGGCGCTGTGGCGGCGCCTGGGTGCCGGCCTGCAGTCGAACATGGCGCAAGAGGGACGACGAGAACCGGGCCATGCTTCCACTCCCTCAATAGACAAAGGGGATGAGACGCTTGCGGGTCTGCTTGAAGCGGCGATAGCTGTCGCCCAGCGCGGCTTCCAGCGCGGCCTCTTCGACATGGATGCGGTAGAGGTAGATCGCCCACGAGCCGAGCAGCATCACGCCGAGGCTGAGCAGGTTGCCCAGCATCAGGCCGAAGCCGCCCAGGGTCATCAGCGCGCCCAGGTAGGAAGGGTGGCGCAGGTAGCGGTACGCCCCCACATCGACCACCTGGTGATCGGACTGCACCGTGACCGTGTGGGTGAAGAAGCGACCCAGCGCCGCCCAGCAATGCATGCGCAACAGCATGCCGGCCACGATGACGGCCACGCCACCGTAATAGGCCATCAGCCGTCCCTCATCGTGAAGCACCGTGGGCGCGTGCCAGGCCGCCAGCACGGCCAGCACCTGGAGCGCCGAGGCCCCGACCGAGATCACCAGGCCCGAATAGCGGTCGTCGCCATCGTGCCCGCCCGAGAAGGCCTTCTTGCGCTGCAGCTGACGCCACTCCATCGTCAGGGCCCAGGCCATGACGGTCCAGATGAGCAGGCCTTCCGGCCACACGAAGATCAGGGGGCGAAGGGAATCCATGGCTGCTCGCTACGTGTTGAATGCTGAGCAGATTGTGGTGGGCGCCTTTGCGCAGCCTGCCAAGTGCTTTCCCCTGCTGGGCTCCCGCATCCGTGGGGTGCCGGCACACCGCACGACAAGGGCGTGTGCGGCCAGAAACGACCACGCCCGCGTGCAAGCGGGCGTGGTGAAACGTACGCCGCGCCAAGGCGCGGTGACGTGCTTCAGGTGGCGCTCTGGATCAGCCCGCGCTCGGCCGCCTCCTGCGGTTCACGCCACTTGATGCTGCAGCCGATGCTCGCCTCCTGCTCCCCCGGTCCGTAGCCCAGGTGCGCGACAAGCCGCATGGCATCGAACAGTTCACGCGGCGTGTCCTCCTCCACCGGCTCATTACGGCCGGCATCCAGACGGCCGCGGTACTGCAGTCGCATCTCCGCATCGAAACCGAAGAAATCGGGCGTGCAGACGGCCCCATACGCGCGGGCCACCGCTTGCGTCTCGTCATGCAGGTAATGGAACGGCAGATCCCACGCCTTGGCCTGCTGCTTCATCGCGGCGAAGCTGTCCTCGGGGTAGGCGTCGGCATCGTTCGGGTTGATGGCAATCACGTTCACGCCGATGGTGGCCAGTTCGCGGGCGTCGCGAATCAGGCGCGGCATCATGGCCTGCACGTACGGGCAATGGTTGCAGATGAAGGCCACCACGGTGCCGCGGCGTCCCATCAACTGCTTCAACGAGTGGTAATGGCTGTCCACGCCCAGCAGGCGGAACGGGGCGGCAGGCCAGCCGATGTCGGCAATCGGAGTGGTCAGGGCCATGGTCATTTCCTTTCAGACGAGGTACTGCAAGGGAACACGGACGCGGGAGACAAGGCGGCACGATGGGCCTCGGCCTCGTGCTGCACGCGCCCTCCCGGGCGGGCACGCAGGGCCTTCGTCGGCTGCGCTTTCCGTGATGGAATCACACCCTTTCGGTGAACGCAAGCCCCGCTTCGTAACAGGGCGGGCGGGGGTGGGTGACACACGATTGACACGCCTCAGTACCCCGCCAGCGCTCGCTGGCGCCGCTCCATCATGCGCCAGATGAAGGGGGTGAAGATGAGCTGCATGGCCAGCGCCATCTTGCCGCCCGGCACCACGATCGTGTTGGCGCGCGACATGAAGGAGTCGTTGATCATGTTGAGCAGATACGGGAAGTCGATGCCCTTCGGGTTGGCAAACCGGATCACGCAGAGGCTCTCGTCGGCGGTGGGAATGTCGCGTGCGATGAAGGGGTTGGAGGTGTCCACCACGGGCACACGCTGGAAGTTCACGTGCGTGTGCGTGAACTGTGGGCAGATGTAGTTCACATAGTCCGGCATGCGGCGCAGGATGGTGTCGGTCACGGCCTCGGCCGAGTAACCGCGCACATGCTTGTCGCGCCACAGCTTCTGGATCCACTCGAGGTTGATCACCGGCACCACGCCGATCAGCAGGTCGGGGTAGCGCGCGATGTTCACCTCGGGCGTGACCACGGCGCCATGCAGGCCTTCATAGAACAGCAGGTCGGTGCCGGGCTGCAGGTCCTCCCACGGCGTGAAGGTGCCGGGCTCCTGCCCGTAGGGCGCGGCCTCCACGGGGTCGTGCAGATAGTGGCGCGTCTTGCCCGAGCCGGTTTCGGAATAGCTCCGAAACAGCTGCTCCAGCTCTGCAAACAGATTGGTCTCCGGGCCGAAGTGGCTGAAGTGCCCGTTGCCCGAGCCCTCGGCTTCGGCCTGGCGTGCGCGCATTTCGCTGCGGTCGAAGCGATGAAAGCTGTCGCCTTCGATGAGCGCGGCCTTCACGCCCTCGCGGCGGAAGATGGCTTCGAACGTGCGCGTCACCGAGGTGGTGCCGGCACCCGAGGAGCCGGTGATGGCAATGATGGGATGTCGTTCGGACATGAAGGGCCTTTCAGTCGCGGAACAGGCTGCGCTCGGTGAACAGCGGGTTCAGGTCGCTGCGGCTGACCGGCTCGTGGTGATAGCGCTCGATGCGCTCCACCTCGGCGCGCGAGCCGAACACCAGCCCGATGCGCTGGTGCAGCGCCGTGGGCCGCACGCCCAGCAGAGGATGCCGCCCGGTCGACGCCCGCCCACCGGCCTGCTCGATGATGAAACCGATGGGGTTGGCCTCGTACAGCAGCCGAAGGCGCCCGGGGCGGCTGGCATCGCGCGTGTCACGCGGGTAGAGAAAGACGCCGCCCCGCATGAGGATGCGGTGGGCTTCGGCCACCATCGATGCGATCCAACGCATGTTGAAGTCCGAGCCGCGCGCGCCCGCCGCCCCGGCCAGGCACTCGTCCACATAGCGCTTGACGGGTGGCTCCCAGAAACGGCTGTTGGACGCGTTGATGGCGAACTCGCGCGTGTGCTCAGGCACCTGCAACTGCGGGTGCGTGAGCATGAATTCGCCCAGGTTGGGATCGAGCGTGAATCCCACCACCCCGTTGCCCACACTCAGGATGAACATGGTGCTCGGGCCGTAGAGCGCATAGCCCGCGGCCACCTGTGCGGCGCCGGGTTGCAGGAAGTCGGCCTCGTCCACATCGCGCTCGCCGGCCGTCACGCCCGCCGGCGCGCGCAGGATGGAGAAGATGCTGCCCACCGTGAGATTGACGTCGATGTTGCTGGAGCCATCAAGCGGATCGAACACCAGCAGGTACTTGCCACGCGGCCAGGCCTGCGGGATCTGATAGGGCTCGGCCATCTCTTCGGAGGCCATGCCGGCCAGGTGCCCGGCCCACTCGGTGCGGCGCAGAAAGACCTCGTTGCTCAGCACGTCGAGCGGCTGCTGCACTTCACCTTGCACGTTGCGTTGCCCGCCCACCTGATCGAGGCCGGGTGCCAGGCGGCCGAATGCCACCGTGCGGGCGATGGCCTTGCAGGCCAGGGCGACATCGAGGATGAGCGCATTCAGCGCGCCGCTGGCGCCCGGAAAGCGTCGGCGCTGCTCGATCAGGTATTGCGTCAGGGTCAGGGGATGGGTCAGCGACATGGTGACGCTCCAGGGAGGGTTTCGGATTCGGTGGTGGCCAGCCGGAACACCCGGCTGGCGGCAAAGTCGGCGACGGTGAGGGTGGCCAGTGCGGCTTCGTCCAGCACCGCATGGCGTTCGGCAAACAGGCGGCCGGCCTGGCGCAGACGTGCGCGCTCCAGCGCATTGCGCACGCTGCGTGCGTTGGCAAAGTGGGGCTGCTCGCGCCGCAGGCTCACGTAATGAGCGAATGCCTCGCGCGCACCCGGACCGAATCGATAGCGCTGCGCCTCCAGCATGCGATCGGCAATCTGCAGCAGGTCGGACGGGTCGTAGTCCGGGAAGTCGATGTGATGGGCGATGCGGCTGCTCAGCCCCGGGTTGGACTGGAAGAAGGTCTGCATGCGATCGGGGTAGCCCGCCAGGATCACCACCAGGTCATCGCGGTGGTTTTCCATCACCTGCAGCAGGATCTCGATGGCCTCGGCACCGTAGTCGCGCTCGTTTTCCGGTCGATAGAGGTAGTACGCCTCGTCAATGAAGAGCACGCCGCCCATGGCGCGCTTGAGCACCTCTTTCGTCTTGGGCGCCGTGTGGCCGATGTACTGGCCCACCAGGTCGTCACGCGTGACCGACACCAGATGGCCCGTGCGCACGTGCCCCAGCCGGTGCAGGATGGTGGCCATGCGTTGCGCCACCGTGGTCTTGCCCGTGCCCGGGTTGCCGGTGAAGCACATGTGCAGGCTGGGCGTGCCTGTGCCCAGGCCGTGCGCGGCCCGCAGCCGGTCGATCACCAGCAGCGCAGCCAGCTCGCGCACCTTCTGCTTCACGGGCTGCAGACCCACCAGCTCGGTGTCCAGCTCGTCCAGCACCGATTCCACCTGCGTGGCAGCCAGCACCTCGTGCACGGTCCGTGGAGCAGGGCCGGGCGGGGCATGCGCAGCCGCAGCCTCTGCGCCCGCCGAGCCAGGCCGGGGTGACAACGACGTGGCATGCATCGGGCCGGGATCCGCATCGCGCGGCCCCACCAGCACCGGCGCACCAGGCAGCCGGAACACCGGCGCCGTCATGAGGGGGCTCCGGCTCCGTAACGCTCACCCTCGGGCCGCTCGGCCTCGTAGCCACGCACCGTGTAGTGCACCGTCCGGCCCGCGCCCTCGGTGCGCACCAGCCCGAAGCCCGCTTCGGATGCGGGCCGCTGCACGATGAAGCTCATCGTGATGGACTCGATGCCGCGTGTGGCGTTGAAGGCCACCAGCCGGATGTAGTGCTGGGGAAAGGTCGCGCGGCATTCACCCAGCACCTGCATCACGCCGGCCGCGTCCTCCAGGTCGAACATCGGCATGCCGAACATTTCCCAGTAGGTGTTGCGCGGGTGCGGGTCGTCGGTGTATTCCACGCTCCACGCGTGGCCCTGGCGCAGGCCCCACTGGATCTGCAGGCGGATCTCGTCGTGGCTCAGGTCGGGCAGGAAGCTGAACTGGCCCTGGGTGAGCCGGCCGGTCGGGTTGGTCATCATGGCGTGCGCTCCGGGTCAGGCAAGGGCGGGGGTGGCGACGTGGTCGCTGGTGTCGGTCGAGGCATAGTTGAAGGCCACGTCCCTCCAGGTGTCGAGCGCCTGGGCCAACGGCGCGCACCAACGGGCGGCCTGCTGCAGGATCTCGGGGCCTTCCTCGTCGATGTCACGTCCCTCGTTGCGTGCCTTCACCATGGCTTCGAGCGCCACGCGGTTGGCCACAGCGCCGGCCTGGATGCCGGCGGGGTGGCCGATGGTGCCGCCACCGAACTGCAGGATCACGTCGTCACCGAACAGGCTCAGCAGCTGGTGCATCTGCCCGGCGTGGATGCCGCCCGAGGCCACCGGCATCACCTTCTTGAGGTCGGCCCAGTCCTGGTCGAAGAACAGCCCGCGCGGCAGATCCTGCCGGTTGTAGGCTTCACGGCAGACGTTGTAATAGCCCTGCACCATCAGCGGATCGCCCTCGAGCTTGCCCACGGCGGTGCCCGCATGCAGGTGGTCGACGCCCGCCAGGCGCAGCCACTTGGCGATCACGCGGAAGCTCACGCCGTGGGATTTCTGCCGCGTGTAGGTGCCGTGGCCGGCGCGGTGCATGTGCACGATCATGTCGTGCTTGCGCGCCCAGTTGGCCACGCTCTGGATGGCGCTCCAGCCCACGACCAGGTCGACCATGATGACAACCGAGCCCAGCTCCTTCGCGAACTCGGCGCGCTCGTAGATGTCTTCCATCGTCGCGCCGGTCACGTTCAGGTAACTGCCCTTGACCTCGCCGGTGGCGGCGCTGGCCTTGTTGACCGCGTCCATCACGTACAGAAAGCGATCGCGCCAGTGCATGAAGGGCTGCGAGTTGATGTTCTCGTCGTCCTTCATGAAATCGAGCCCGCCCTTGAGCCCCTCGTAGATCACGCGGCCATAGTTGCGGCCGGACAGGCCGAGCTTGGGCTTGGTGGTGGCGCCCAGCAGGGGCCGGCCGAACTTGTCGAGCCGCTCGCGCTCCACGATCAAGCCGGTGGGCGGCCCCTTGAAGGTCTTGACATAGGCCACCGGGATGCGGATGTCCTCCAGCCGGCAGGCCTTCAGCGGCTTGAAGCTGAAGACGTTGCCGATCAGGCTGGCCGTCATGTTGGCGATCGAGCCTTCCTCGAAGAGGATGAGGTCGTAGGCCACCCACGCGAACACCTGTCCCGGCTGGCCGGGCACGGGCTCCACCTTGAAGGCCTTGGCCCGGTAGGTGTCGCAGGCCGTGAGGCGGTCCGTCCAGACCACCGTCCAGGTGGCGGTGCTGCTTTCGCCGGCCACCGCGGCCGCGGCCTCGACCGGGTCGACGCCCTCTTGCGGCGTGATGCGGAAGAGGCACACCACGTCCGTGTCCTTCGGAACGTAGTCGGGCTCCCAGTAGCCCATCTGGCGGTACTTCAGCACCCCGGCGCTGTAGCGCTGCCGGGCGTCGCGGATGATGCCCTCTTCGACTGGCTTGTTCATGACCTGCCCCCGTCTGATCAATGGATCAGGTCACTTTAGGAAGCAGGGCCAATAAGGTAAATTCAGTTATTCTTTCAAGCCAGTTAAG
This is a stretch of genomic DNA from Aquabacterium olei. It encodes these proteins:
- a CDS encoding ABC transporter permease produces the protein MFLFKLLLKNAFRHKLRTLLTMVGLIVAISAFGLLRTIVDAWYAGVDATSSTRLITRSAISVGYPLPLYYAERIRKIEGITDVTWANWFGGIYIDRKNFFARFAVDGPSYFTLYPEYRVSDEHKAAFLADRRGAIVGRKIAQRFGWQVGDTIPLQGNIYPGNWNFTIRGIYTGADARTDETLMLMHWSLLAESVRQRVGSAQANQVGLYVVGIKDPNRAAAISQEIDALFRNSGAETRTETEKSFQLGIVAMSQAVLMAIRAVSFVVVLIIMAVMANTMTMTARERLAEYATLKALGFSPGFVVKLLFGESLMIAAIGGALGIAATFPLASAFLSQTQQLFKVFAVSQETMLIQAGAALVVGLIAAAWPAWKMSRIDIVQGLRHIA
- a CDS encoding ABC transporter permease yields the protein MRAIPLSYVMRNLWVRRVTTALTAGGMALVVFVFATVLMMSEGINETMVATGQLDNVIVLRKGAGTEINSAISRDQAAAIEALPAVANDSLGRKQLSREVVVLNNLPKRDSGELSNVTVRGTNAVGIGLRPQVRLVRGRMFQPGTSEVIVGSGIVRGFANMEIGHTLHFAGRDWVVVGHFDAQRSGFDSELWADSEQVMQAFHRAVYSTLLYRLSHPGALEATRQAMATDPRLQMDAKLEQRFYAEQSESMSRFIRLLGLSLSVIFSIGAIVGAMITMFAAVASRIGEIGTLRALGFRKEAVLIAFLGESLGLALVGGLVGLGAASLMQMVNISTVNYQTFSEIAFRFRFTPTVAGQTMAFALLMGFLGGFVPAWRAARLSIIECLRQA
- a CDS encoding alpha/beta hydrolase domain-containing protein, producing MKRALLRSGFLAALLLVAHTLSLSASAEPADDRPVATLTPAMGAPVATSRAALLARHGHTEREWWLSGQARVYDRAGAWDADGRWGVAPRPGSARPYATRLLVRHPADAARFNGIVLVEWLNTTLGFDLDGGWILTRDELLREGYAWVGVSVQAEALPGLRALGGTRYETVNLPGDAHAWDLYADAAHTVRRQATRLLELPAPRPVRLVGLGYSQSAVFLTTWLNAFEPARRLFDGFLLHGAAPAAGPLHGDDSHVYAPRLRADLPVPVMQVQTEMEVAVSWPLSRTPDTPRVRYWEVAGAAHLDADVHAQTHAVATPAWRADEPRCLKPLNTLPLRHADAAALHALRRWMTEGVPPPIVPRMARGHIGFLTHDDDGNVVGGLRLPELAVPLAQFGTYGNLPTSWPSVRGLYTCIAGGSTTPLSLQRLQQRHGNRDAWLQALQRSADPLRDAGLLRPADHAATLETARRTAWPR
- a CDS encoding acyltransferase, translated to MARFSSSLLRHVRLQAGTQAPPQRLTGSDLFNGHVGIPVMLVYPQGFDIVRAERALREVLRGYPVITGRLRKGSDGHSFIDCNDAGIDFRVHACAGPLPAYGIDRPMGRDLRRYFKPFLPWRIVGRDVPLLQVDVWRFEDGGIVLSCYGTHSVFDGISFWQFMSDWSAACRGEAVPLRAFDRKVLTDIVADRPVPQEAGLLYDPSMPERIGLFARLGWQALQLRKAVLRVPASLVHRWKDEARAAGDATAGVSSSDLVAAFCLQQLSPLMPPQHERSVGVVLDLRARRRLRIPRDYFGNALGYGEGRSTTQEVATLSLPELALRCRPTAAQVAHDALFDLLALLDHHRAQKSVWRLFMRPAGETLRAGFILNNCVNFPMYRIDLGQGGPAWYDICGVAFRMLMVVSTPEEDGGLDLHLSARPAEIEAVRRAIAAQGAVPEPPAGLNGARPSGALSPA
- a CDS encoding methyltransferase family protein — translated: MDSLRPLIFVWPEGLLIWTVMAWALTMEWRQLQRKKAFSGGHDGDDRYSGLVISVGASALQVLAVLAAWHAPTVLHDEGRLMAYYGGVAVIVAGMLLRMHCWAALGRFFTHTVTVQSDHQVVDVGAYRYLRHPSYLGALMTLGGFGLMLGNLLSLGVMLLGSWAIYLYRIHVEEAALEAALGDSYRRFKQTRKRLIPFVY
- a CDS encoding thioredoxin family protein, producing the protein MALTTPIADIGWPAAPFRLLGVDSHYHSLKQLMGRRGTVVAFICNHCPYVQAMMPRLIRDARELATIGVNVIAINPNDADAYPEDSFAAMKQQAKAWDLPFHYLHDETQAVARAYGAVCTPDFFGFDAEMRLQYRGRLDAGRNEPVEEDTPRELFDAMRLVAHLGYGPGEQEASIGCSIKWREPQEAAERGLIQSAT
- a CDS encoding phosphoribulokinase, producing MSERHPIIAITGSSGAGTTSVTRTFEAIFRREGVKAALIEGDSFHRFDRSEMRARQAEAEGSGNGHFSHFGPETNLFAELEQLFRSYSETGSGKTRHYLHDPVEAAPYGQEPGTFTPWEDLQPGTDLLFYEGLHGAVVTPEVNIARYPDLLIGVVPVINLEWIQKLWRDKHVRGYSAEAVTDTILRRMPDYVNYICPQFTHTHVNFQRVPVVDTSNPFIARDIPTADESLCVIRFANPKGIDFPYLLNMINDSFMSRANTIVVPGGKMALAMQLIFTPFIWRMMERRQRALAGY
- a CDS encoding class 1 fructose-bisphosphatase; translated protein: MSLTHPLTLTQYLIEQRRRFPGASGALNALILDVALACKAIARTVAFGRLAPGLDQVGGQRNVQGEVQQPLDVLSNEVFLRRTEWAGHLAGMASEEMAEPYQIPQAWPRGKYLLVFDPLDGSSNIDVNLTVGSIFSILRAPAGVTAGERDVDEADFLQPGAAQVAAGYALYGPSTMFILSVGNGVVGFTLDPNLGEFMLTHPQLQVPEHTREFAINASNSRFWEPPVKRYVDECLAGAAGARGSDFNMRWIASMVAEAHRILMRGGVFLYPRDTRDASRPGRLRLLYEANPIGFIIEQAGGRASTGRHPLLGVRPTALHQRIGLVFGSRAEVERIERYHHEPVSRSDLNPLFTERSLFRD
- the cbbX gene encoding CbbX protein codes for the protein MHATSLSPRPGSAGAEAAAAHAPPGPAPRTVHEVLAATQVESVLDELDTELVGLQPVKQKVRELAALLVIDRLRAAHGLGTGTPSLHMCFTGNPGTGKTTVAQRMATILHRLGHVRTGHLVSVTRDDLVGQYIGHTAPKTKEVLKRAMGGVLFIDEAYYLYRPENERDYGAEAIEILLQVMENHRDDLVVILAGYPDRMQTFFQSNPGLSSRIAHHIDFPDYDPSDLLQIADRMLEAQRYRFGPGAREAFAHYVSLRREQPHFANARSVRNALERARLRQAGRLFAERHAVLDEAALATLTVADFAASRVFRLATTESETLPGASPCR
- a CDS encoding ribulose bisphosphate carboxylase small subunit translates to MMTNPTGRLTQGQFSFLPDLSHDEIRLQIQWGLRQGHAWSVEYTDDPHPRNTYWEMFGMPMFDLEDAAGVMQVLGECRATFPQHYIRLVAFNATRGIESITMSFIVQRPASEAGFGLVRTEGAGRTVHYTVRGYEAERPEGERYGAGAPS